A window of the Fulvia fulva chromosome 3, complete sequence genome harbors these coding sequences:
- a CDS encoding Efflux pump bfoC: protein MFFYALERVADGERWGSKLVIGLLVGAGMTVVAGESASMMPRLLKQRTVLAAGIANVAMYWTLVTYIYFLVLYFQAIMGASVIDSAVNMLPLVVTCSVFSILAGVLVTSTGYFTPPAIAGTSLTLIGAGLLTTLGEHTITVTWAGFQILVGVGLGLSLQQGIFSMQVVLNAADIPAGTSLQTLCQSLGGAIAVSVGNVLLASTFHSHERQLREAGVDANEVLRSGATAFRSRVSGHDLDVLLNMYAEGLRNTFVTSAAVAGVALIATCLMEMRKAAETTAASSSRSEERKDTVGD, encoded by the exons ATGTTCTTTTATGCCCTCGAGAGGGTGGCCGATGGAGAGCGTTGGGGGAGCAAGTTGGTTATTGGGCTCCTGGTTGGTGCTGGTATGACG GTGGTCGCTGGTGAGAGCGCTTCGATGATGCCCCGGTTGCTGAAGCAAAGAACTGTCTTGGCCGCGGGAATCGCGAATGTTGCCATGTACTGGACACTGGTCACGTACATCTACTTCCTGGTCCTATATTTCCAGGCAATCATGGGAGCTAGCGTCATCGACTCGGCAGTGAACATGTTGCCTTTGGTTGTGACCTGCAGTGTCTTCTCAATTCTGGCCGGGGTTCTGGTAACTAGCACCGGGTACTTCACACCTCCTGCCATTGCAGGCACTTCGCTGACCTTGATCGGCGCTGGTCTGCTCACGACGCTGGGCGAGCATACGATTACGGTGACTTGGGCAGGGTTCCAGATACTTGTTGGTGTTGGCCTGGGACTCAGTCTGCAGCAAGGCATCTTCTCAATGCAAGTCGTCCTCAATGCGGCCGACATACCTGCGGGGACCTCACTGCAGACGTTATGTCAAAGTCTCGGAGGCGCAATCGCAGTCAGCGTGGGCAACGTTCTCCTCGCGAGTACGTTCCACAGCCATGAGAGACAACTGAGAGAGGCTGGAGTTGATGCTAATGAGGTGCTGAGGAGTGGTGCAACCGCGTTCCGCTCTCGTGTGTCGGGGCATGATCTAGACGTGCTGTTAAACATGTATGCTGAAGGCCTCCGCAACACCTTCGTGACGAGCGCTGCTGTGGCAGGCGTTGCATTGATAGCGACTTGCCTCATGGAAATGCGGAAGGCGGCTGAGACGACTGCAGCCTCCTCGTCGAGAAGCGAAGAAAGGAAGGATACAGTAGGAGACTGA
- a CDS encoding Morphogenesis-related protein MSB1 gives MPLFSRFKNKGAQPASKGKNFGDTSNGGLETPRPRGYQSRWESTVIVPAEVQELVHVCTAEMKSRAEALDAPFFLLPFRPDSDPAGGRIFIRNYYKSNAERSSQYKGESLKQELRLTDSVVLCSIMKWCWSRMPGGVVSWPVYESFRLGEKEAKLARNAFDTFIPIGVDSEARRSIIFDFYDLLSAIAAHGKNNGLTGRKVSRLAGWWAFEHLDDGKGFEGGYKSWTAAADASGHLFFAYLRSLSPETDPSLNVIERIPRSLQALVASTEYPPETPTLLQRSTPRVVMLVDTVSPTPFALLRRAKNFEYRDRDHVLREFAEFEDPIDALTEENKRVLYAVATANQQTVARSRQGLAKPEESWSAFSNLGFADLDEKALSRKSPTSVNGSTNTVGQGLRDQPLSRAGDVGRPTTPSWADFLSSGFADDGSAKSPTFLYPPAQVLPPLGSRSSSPGLLHEENLAPGELAAITNIELDDAFWWVWMTSLAGEEPNERKAVFGRCALVETTIMGNRWLIMEEQVKGAAPDPAIEAYIAPKKSFLSTLTKRSRFGRKDKENKQQTQQQPQSVLSATPSKTSISTDQHAKIKAAARAMNQRQDTADTENARRGRNEDASGSKTNSVLTLGLQSEAGPAMQWAKSYDKNAIRQQYLGDTFAGKGMSREDLAASKSSSVNLARSNTNASPAASPAPPAASAFESAQRDLPPVPADESSALAPPSPLANKFAEPQLNTDQTYLNQPEEVSSPIVPGTASSAPAEPLVDTPQAAPVVPEPQTEPETKPTPVHESDAFDKEIGLESPSPVSTARVGRKPVPRQDDHPAFRPQTREETKPEPQTPANPAALAARKAMLEKAAAGPDANKPKKQVATGGGGAFKKMFGKKKDGSGRDASLDLQRPASNGLTPPAESGIGRRISLMRKKHSNTTVPRSAAAAAAQHAAGVDEPSMPASRSYRDHSPAPVSRDSINEHRAAEHEFSRFDQGPIDDTPPMEPRYSEDAFPAPAYEPEAPHEEPKFNTLAAARLHPQADAGAAEPLPFDAPVSDNESEASLNDPHDPQIAQDRWATIRENAQKRAERYKQERASEDQSTRPSQSVRSQTDDGETSGEETIESRVARIKARVAELTGNMDGAATRH, from the exons ATGCCGCTCTTCTCTCGCTTTAAGAATAAGGGAGCACAGCCGGCATCCAAAGGCAAGAACTTTGGAGACACGAGCAATGGCGGTCTCGAAACACCGCGACCACGTGGGTACCAGTCGCGATGGGAGAGCACAGTCATTGTGCCTGCCGAGGTTCAGGAGCTGGTGCACGTATGCACTGCAGAGATGAAGTCGCGAG CTGAGGCACTCGATGCGCCATTCTTTCTTTTGCCCTTCCGACCAGACTCCGATCCGGCAGGCGGGCGCATCTTTATTCGCAATTACTACAAATCGAACGCCGAGCGATCGTCACAATACAAGGGAGAGTCGTTGAAGCAGGAACTTCGTCTGACAGACTCGGTAGTCTTGTGCAGCATCATGAAGTGGTGCTGGAGCAGAATGCCGGGAGGTGTCGTCTCATGGCCCGTGTATGAAAGCTTTCGACTGGGTGAAAAGGAGGCGAAGCTGGCACGCAATGCGTTTGATACATTCATTCCTATTGGAGTGGACTCCGAAGCCCGGAGAAGCATCATTTTCGACTTTTACGATCTGCTATCCGCCATCGCTGCTCACGGCAAGAACAATGGCCTGACTGGACGCAAAGTGTCAAGACTCGCGGGCTGGTGGGCATTCGAACACCTCGACGATGGCAAAGGGTTCGAGGGAGGCTACAAGTCGTGGACTGCCGCAGCAGATGCGTCTGGTCACCTGTTCTTCGCATACCTTCGGTCTTTGTCACCAGAGACAGATCCGTCGCTCAACGTGATTGAGCGGATACCACGATCACTACAAGCGCTGGTTGCCTCCACGGAATATCCACCTGAGACGCCAACTCTGCTCCAACGGTCGACTCCTCGGGTCGTCATGTTGGTGGACACTGTGTCGCCGACACCCTTTGCGCTGCTGCGTAGAGCGAAGAACTTTGAGTACCGCGATCGTGATCATGTTTTGCGGGAGTTCGCCGAATTTGAAGATCCGATCGATGCGCTGACGGAGGAGAACAAGCGTGTCTTGTACGCTGTAGCCACTGCAAACCAACAGACCGTTGCACGATCGCGCCAAGGTCTTGCAAAGCCAGAAGAGTCGTGGTCTGCTTTCTCCAACCTGGGTTTCGCAGATCTGGACGAGAAGGCTCTGTCTCGGAAATCTCCCACCAGCGTCAATGGGTCAACGAACACTGTCGGGCAAGGCCTACGAGACCAGCCACTATCTCGCGCAGGAGACGTCGGTCGACCAACAACGCCATCATGGGCCGACTTCCTCTCTTCCGGATTTGCAGATGATGGCTCTGCGAAGTCGCCTACGTTTCTGTATCCGCCAGCGCAGGTCTTACCTCCACTTGGCAGCCGTTCGTCGTCGCCTGGTCTGCTACATGAGGAAAACCTGGCTCCTGGTGAGCTTGCCGCTATCACGAACATTGAGCTTGATGATGCTTTCTGGTGGGTCTGGATGACGAGCCTTGCTGGCGAGGAACCAAATGAGCGCAAAGCTGTTTTCGGCAGGTGTGCGCTCGTTGAGACCACCATTATGGGCAATCGCTGGCTGATTATGGAGGAGCAAGTTAAGGGCGCTGCTCCAGATCCAGCAATCGAGGCTTACATCGCGCCAAAGAAGAGCTTCCTCTCTACGTTGACGAAACGCAGCAGATTCGGTCGAAAAGACAAGGAGAATAAGCAGCAGACCCAGCAGCAACCACAGAGCGTACTCTCGGCTACGCCAAGCAAGACTAGCATCTCGACCGACCAACACGCCAAGATCAAGGCTGCTGCGAGGGCTATGAATCAGAGGCAGGACACCGCTGACACCGAGAACGCTCGCCGCGGCAGGAACGAAGATGCCAGCGGCTCGAAGACCAACAGCGTGCTCACACTGGGCCTGCAGAGCGAAGCCGGACCTGCAATGCAATGGGCTAAGTCATACGACAAGAATGCCATCCGTCAACAATACCTCGGTGACACATTCGCGGGCAAGGGAATGTCGAGAGAGGATCTGGCTGCTAGCAAATCCTCTTCCGTCAATCTTGCTAGGTCGAATACCAACGCGTCACCCGCTGCGTCGCCAGCTCCTCCAGCAGCATCTGCATTCGAGTCTGCACAGCGAGATCTGCCGCCAGTTCCGGCGGATGAATCATCCGCTCTGGCACCACCTTCGCCACTGGCAAACAAGTTTGCCGAACCGCAACTCAACACCGATCAGACTTACTTGAACCAGCCAGAAGAGGTGTCTTCGCCAATCGTACCAGGCACAGCCTCTTCTGCACCAGCAGAGCCGCTGGTGGACACACCACAGGCAGCTCCGGTGGTTCCAGAACCCCAAACTGAGCCTGAGACGAAACCCACTCCTGTCCACGAATCCGATGCGTTTGACAAAGAGATCGGGCTTGAGTCGCCGTCTCCAGTATCCACGGCCAGGGTCGGCAGGAAACCTGTTCCCCGTCAGGACGACCATCCTGCCTTCCGTCCTCAAACGCGAGAGGAGACCAAGCCGGAGCCACAGACTCCGGCTAATCCAGCCGCTCTTGCTGCACGCAAGGCTATGCTGGAGAAGGCTGCTGCGGGTCCAGATGCCAACAAACCTAAGAAGCAAGTCGCTACTGGCGGTGGCGGCGCTTTCAAAAAGATGTTCGGCAAGAAGAAGGATGGCTCAGGTCGAGACGCTTCGCTTGACCTTCAAAGACCTGCTAGCAATGGTCTAACGCCACCAGCCGAGTCCGGAATTGGACGCCGCATATCGCTGATGCGCAAGAAGCACAGCAACACCACGGTCCCCCGATCAGCCGCAGCAGCCGCAGCTCAACACGCTGCTGGTGTCGACGAGCCCTCCATGCCAGCATCCCGATCATACCGTGATCATTCCCCGGCTCCAGTATCTCGTGATAGTATCAACGAGCATCGAGCTGCCGAGCACGAGTTCTCACGCTTCGATCAAGGCCCGATCGATGACACGCCTCCTATGGAGCCGAGGTATTCCGAGGATGCCTTTCCTGCTCCCGCTTATGAACCAGAAGCTCCGCACGAAGAGCCAAAGTTCAACACCCTCGCCGCCGCTCGCCTACATCCACAGGCCGACGCAGGTGCCGCTGAGCCATTGCCTTTCGATGCACCAGTCTCCGACAATGAGTCAGAGGCCAGCTTGAACGATCCGCATGACCCACAGATCGCACAAGACCGATGGGCCACCATTCGTGAGAACGCCCAGAAGCGAGCAGAACGTTACAAGCAGGAGCGTGCTAGCGAAGACCAGAGTACTAGGCCAAGTCAAAGTGTTCGCTCTCAGACCGATGATGGCGAGACAAGTGGTGAAGAGA CAATCGAGTCTCGTGTCGCCCGGATCAAGGCGCGCGTCGCCGAGCTCACCGGCAACATGGATGGAGCTGCCACGCGCCACTGA
- a CDS encoding 3-isopropylmalate dehydratase, giving the protein MPGVVKGPSTLYDKVFEQHIVDEKPDGTIILYIDRHLVHEVTSPQAFEGLRNAGRQVRRPDCTLATTDHNVPTTTRKNFKNISQFVEEDDSRLQCETLEDNVKAFKLTYFGLGDKRQGIVHVIGPEQGFTLPGTTVVCGDSHTSTHGAFGALAFGIGTSEVEHVLATQTLMTRRSKNMKVEVNGELAPGVSSKDVVLYVIGQIGTAGGTGHVIEFCGSAIRSLSMEARMSMCNMSIEGGARAGMVAPDEITFEYIKGKPLAPKPDSPEWQKAVKHWSALKSDPDAKWDAEIIIDAKDIAPTVSWGTSPQDVVPITAVVPGPDDFEDEHKKNACKRALQYMGLEAGTLMTDIALDKVFIGSCTNSRIEDLRIAAHIVKGKKIAPNLKRAMIVPGSGLVKQRAEQEGLDRIFEDAGFEWREAGCSMCLGMNPDILSPGERCASTSNRNFEGRQGAGGRTHLMSPAMAAAAALVGKLADVRHLEGYEQALPSAKSAVKTVDAHVEDPESDVDLEKILDAPESNNNPQSKAPSGASAGMPKFTQLKGIAAPLDRNNVDTDAIIPKQFLKTIKRAGLSKGLFHAWRFNEDGSKNPDFVLNQEPYTNSKILVVSGPNFGCGSSREHAPWALLDFGIKCIIAGSFGDIFYNNTFKNGMLPLKIEDDKVLNTAFEEANAGRELEVDLEANELKDASGNVIGKFEVDEFRRHCLINGLDDIGLTMQDDEKITKFEKRRTEETPWLDGSGYLSKHRTGAVKVEAAPVPKTNRGEEKSEPLEW; this is encoded by the exons ATGCCGGGCGTAGTCAAAGGCCCAAGTACGCTGTACGACAAAGTGTTTGAGCAGCACATT GTCGACGAGAAGCCCGATGGCACCATCATCCTATACATCGACCGCCACTTGGTCCACGAGGTGACGAGTCCACAAGCCTTCGAGGGGCTCAGAAATGCGGGACGTCAAGTACGAAGACCCGACTGCACTCTCGCCACCACCGACCACAACGTCCCAACAACGACACGAAAGAATTTCAAGAACATCAGCCAGTTCGTGGAAGAGGACGACAGCAGATTACAATGCGAAACACTCGAGGATAACGTCAAGGCCTTTAAGCTTACATACTTTGGTCTTGGCGACAAGAGGCAAGGAATCGTCCATGTCATCGGTCCTGAGCAGGGCTTTACTCTTCCAGGCACGACAGTCGTGTGTGGTGACTCACACACTAGCACACATGGAGCGTTCGGTGCTCTCGCTTTTGGCATTGGCACAAGTGAGGTGGAGCACGTCCTGGCCACACAGACTCTTATGACGAGGCGGAGCAAGAACATGAAGGTGGAGGTCAATGGCGAGCTCGCACCAGGCGTCAGCAGTAAGGATGTCGTCCTTTACGTGATCGGACAGATCGGCACTGCGGGTGGTACTGGACACGTTATCGAGTTCTGTGGATCAGCTATCCGGAGTCTGAGCATGGAGGCAAGAATGAGCATGTGCAACATGAGTATTGAGGGTGGTGCAAGAGCTGGTATGGTTGCACCTGACGAGATCACATTCGAATACATCAAGGGCAAGCCATTGGCACCCAAGCCAGATTCGCCAGAGTGGCAGAAGGCCGTCAAGCACTGGTCGGCGTTGAAGAGCGATCCCGATGCGAAGTGGGATGCCGAGATCATCATTGACGCAAAGGATATCGCACCAACTGTTTCTTGGGGTACCTCGCCACAAGATGTCGTACCCATCACAGCCGTTGTGCCAGGACCAGACGACTTCGAGGACGAGCACAAGAAGAACGCATGCAAACGTGCCTTGCAGTACATGGGACTGGAGGCTGGCACTCTCATGACCGACATCGCTCTCGACAAGGTCTTCATTGGCTCCTGCACAAACTCGCGTATCGAAGATCTTCGCATTGCAGCACACATCGTCAAGGGTAAGAAGATTGCACCAAATCTCAAGCGAGCAATGATCGTTCCTGGATCTGGTCTTGTAAAACAACGAGCCGAGCAGGAAGGTCTGGACCGAATCTTCGAAGATGCCGGCTTTGAGTGGAGAGAAGCTGGATGCTCGATGTGTTTGGGCATGAACCCTGATATCCTGTCACCAGGTGAACGATGCGCCAGTACTAGCAACCGTAACTTCGAGGGTAGGCAAGGTGCAGGTGGCAGGACGCATTTGATGTCGCCAGCTATGGCCGCAGCTGCAGCCCTCGTCGGCAAGCTCGCGGATGTGAGGCATCTTGAAGGCTACGAGCAGGCGCTCCCAAGTGCCAAGTCTGCTGTCAAGACCGTGGACGCCCACGTTGAGGACCCAGAATCGGACGTCGATCTTGAGAAGATCCTGGATGCTCCTGAATCTAACAACAACCCACAATCGAAGGCACCATCTGGTGCTTCCGCCGGCATGCCCAAATTTACACAGCTCAAGGGCATTGCTGCACCACTGGACCGCAACAATGTCGATACCGATGCCATCATTCCCAAGCAGTTCTTGAAGACGATCAAGCGTGCCGGTCTGTCGAAGGGCCTATTCCATGCCTGGCGCTTCAACGAGGACGGCTCAAAGAATCCAGACTTCGTCCTCAACCAAGAGCCGTACACGAACTCGAAGATTCTTGTGGTTAGTGGACCCAACTTCGGATGCGGTTCGTCTCGAGAGCACGCGCCATGGGCTCTGCTTGACTTCGGCATCAAGTGTATCATCGCTGGTTCCTTCGGTGACATCTTCTACAACAACACCTTCAAGAACGGCATGTTGCCACTCAAGATTGAGGATGACAAGGTCCTCAACACGGCATTCGAAGAGGCAAATGCTGGTCGTGAGCTTGAGGTCGATCTCGAAGCCAACGAGCTCAAGGACGCATCTGGCAACGTCATTGGCAAGTTCGAGGTCGATGAGTTCAGGAGACACTGCTTGATCAACGGCCTAGATGACATTGGCCTGACAATGCAAGATGATGAGAAGATCACCAAGTTTGAGAAGAGACGAACAGAGGAGACACCGTGGTTGGACGGATCTGGCTACCTGTCAAAGCACAGGACAGGTGCGGTCAAGGTCGAGGCAGCGCCTGTGCCGAAAACGAATCGCGGCGAGGAGAAGTCGGAACCGCTTGAGTGGTAG
- a CDS encoding Leucine aminopeptidase 1, protein MKFLTGLVASSAIASAISVPSWNDLVKTVEGQNPFASAAQYLIQLSESETRWVTEDEKWELRRNGVNFFDVTDAAHDNTLAMKAATGPTPQVTYPKKPAQNETVSRLLKLLDKKNMRKHLETFTGFHTRYYKSDYGRQSSEWLLGQVNDTLAEAGVGVVKPFKHPWGQNSIIATLPGKSEKAIVIGAHQDSINLFLPSILSAPGADDDGSGTVTILEALRVILQDRDIAQGKAENTLEFHWYSAEEGGLLGSQAIFQSYQKEGRDVKAMLQQDMTGYTHGTVEAGEPESVGVITDFVDPGLTEFIKQVVTTYCEIPYIETKCGYACSDHASASKAGYPSAFVIESDFKYSDNKIHTTEDKIEYLDFNHMLQHARLTLGLAYELAFAKFD, encoded by the exons ATGAAGTTTCTCACGGGGCTCGTCGCATCGTCAGCGATAGCTTCAGCCATCTCGGTGCCCAGCTGGAACGATCTGGTCAAGACAGTCGAAGGACAGAACCCTTTTGCTAGTGCAGCGCAGTATCTCATCCAGCTTTCAGAATCCGAGACACGATGGGTTACAGAGGACGAGAAGTGGGAGCTTCGCCGTAACGGCGTCAACTTCTTCGATGTGACCGACGCAGCACACGACAACACCTTGGCGATGAAGGCGGCAACAGGGCCAACCCCTCAGGTCACGTATCCGAAGAAGCCGGCACAGAATGAGACGGTCTCGAGGCTGTTGAAGTTGTTGGATAAGAAGAACATGCGAAAGCATCTTGAGACCTTCACAGGGTTCCACACACGATACTATAAGTCGGACTATGGGAGGCAGTCATCGGAGTGGTTGCTGGGTCAGGTCAACGATACGCTGGCCGAGGCTGGTGTTGGTGTTGTGAAGCCGTTCAAGCATCCTTGG GGCCAAAACAGCATCATCGCAACACTACCAGGAAAGTCGGAGAAGGCCATCGTCATCGGCGCGCACCAAGACAGCATCAACCTCTTCCTGCCGTCGATACTGTCTGCCCCAGGAGCTGACGACGATGGCTCCGGCACAGTCACAATCCTCGAAGCGTTACGCGTGATCTTGCAAGATAGGGACATTGCTCAAGGCAAGGCAGAGAACACTCTTGAATTCCACTGGTACTCCGCCGAAGAGGGAGGTTTGCTAGGATCGCAGGCAATCTTCCAGTCTTACCAAAAGGAGGGTCGTGATGTCAAGGCAATGCTGCAGCAAGACATGACCGGCTATACTCATGGCACGGTCGAAGCCGGCGAGCCTGAGAGTGTTGGCGTCATCACCGACTTTGTGGACCCGGGTCTCACCGAGTTCATCAAGCAGGTCGTCACCACGTACTGCGAGATCCCATACATTGAGACGAAATGCGGATATGCATGCTCGGACCACGCGTCAGCCAGCAAGGCAGGATATCCATCGGCCTTCGTCATCGAGTCGGACTTCAAATACAGCGACAACAAGATCCACACGACCGAAGACAAGATTGAGTATCTCGACTTCAACCACATGCTGCAGCATGCGCGCCTGACTCTCGGCCTCGCCTACGAGTTGGCGTTTGCAAAGTTCGACTAG
- a CDS encoding Cytochrome P450 monooxygenase FUM15 — protein MILRYFLPFGIERLSVADDEAIKDITVRRPYDFCKARRTTEWMKGILGENGLLLVEGAAHAKLRKALAPAFSTSAIKALEMRFWEKGLLLGNVIERERRVVEGHVPSVEILDCLNWATLDIIGLAGFGLEVKSLEAPSAPLRKAYSALFAFDFVSFVVQALRMFWGVMKYFPCEINRAMDRSEKFITQVADDVVQSKLDKDGLCTGGKDIISLIVKHNEAKASSPEDVLSFIDIRDQVKAFLGAGHDTTATAVAWTIDLLSKNQCVQDRLRAEIQAASPELSTPGVAPDPEALAATQKLDTLTYLDNVCQESLRFIPPIPTVIRAAAVDTRIGEHAIPAGTNIYITSNAVNRLTHYWGNDADGFNTDRWDQLPAAWVPNAYQTFLEGPRGCIGRKFAETEMKVFLCCLLARFRFIRDCTWPDQEQRKVWRIVMRPKDGIRVLVAAV, from the coding sequence ATGATACTCCGCTATTTTCTTCCTTTCGGCATCGAGCGTCTCTCCGTGGCGGATGACGAAGCCATCAAGGACATTACCGTCCGCAGACCATACGACTTTTGCAAAGCGCGCAGAACGACGGAGTGGATGAAAGGGATTCTGGGAGAGAATGGACTCTTGTTAGTTGAAGGTGCTGCGCACGCGAAGTTGAGGAAAGCGTTGGCGCCTGCATTTTCCACGAGTGCGATTAAGGCGTTGGAGATGCGGTTTTGGGAGAAGGGTTTGTTGCTTGGCAATGTGATCGAAAGGGAGAGGAGAGTTGTTGAGGGCCATGTTCCCTCTGTCGAAATCTTAGATTGTCTCAACTGGGCGACGCTGGATATCATCGGCTTAGCGGGCTTTGGGCTTGAGGTCAAGTCGCTCGAAGCTCCAAGTGCGCCGTTAAGAAAGGCGTATTCCGCGCTTTTCGCCTTCGACTTCGTGTCGTTCGTGGTCCAGGCCTTGCGGATGTTCTGGGGCGTAATGAAGTACTTCCCCTGCGAGATCAACCGAGCGATGGATCGTAGCGAGAAATTCATCACTCAAGTGGCGGACGATGTTGTACAGTCGAAGCTGGACAAAGATGGACTCTGCACGGGGGGTAAGGATATCATCAGCCTCATCGTCAAGCACAATGAAGCCAAGGCGTCGTCACCAGAAGATGTCCTCTCCTTCATCGACATTCGAGACCAAGTCAAGGCATTCCTCGGAGCGGGTCATGATACGACAGCGACAGCTGTAGCCTGGACCATTGATCTCCTGAGCAAGAACCAGTGCGTTCAAGATCGACTTCGAGCTGAGATTCAGGCTGCATCCCCGGAGCTCAGCACTCCGGGAGTCGCACCTGATCCTGAAGCATTAGCAGCAACGCAAAAGCTCGACACCCTCACTTACCTTGACAACGTCTGCCAAGAATCTCTCCGCTTCATACCCCCAATACCGACCGTGATTCGCGCAGCCGCAGTCGACACCCGCATCGGCGAACACGCTATACCAGCAGGTACGAACATATACATCACCAGCAATGCAGTCAATCGGCTTACACACTACTGGGGAAACGATGCCGATGGTTTCAACACTGATAGGTGGGATCAGCTGCCCGCTGCCTGGGTTCCAAATGCTTACCAAACATTCCTGGAAGGACCTCGCGGCTGTATCGGTAGGAAGTTTGCGGAGACGGAGATGAAAGTCTTCTTGTGTTGTTTGCTTGCCAGGTTCCGGTTTATTAGAGATTGTACGTGGCCCGATCAGGAGCAGAGGAAAGTGTGGCGGATCGTCATGAGGCCGAAGGATGGAATTCGAGTACTGGTGGCTGCTGTGTGA